A window of Panicum virgatum strain AP13 chromosome 8K, P.virgatum_v5, whole genome shotgun sequence contains these coding sequences:
- the LOC120644469 gene encoding uncharacterized protein LOC120644469, producing MYDFFFTKYAVLYYGSKMVSTIWSLASAILISVTAYGLIASAVHNRLGSDFQYTTISDVAITVLILACIALLLFLQELFYWSTIWGRVSIVCHYVREQAVNTRKSICMNFFQKIICCLRFREIILTMIIGMSRLSKCYYQNKLGQYSLLESVRYKHKQPKVGRRKFMRRYCSLILPPDFGHLCDSNKNRIYARCIREGCGTPAAVKLPAEVKKALVHSLQRTQGVLVGGESSLVHNAVDDLLWACRPGIQSGSGITCIRDKENQTHIIMTWHIATCYCEMATLKYLSPRNGGELKFHLDVATILSKYCAYLVVSAPKLLPGNHYDTSLMFDAIAVEAAQSLRKAKDKYEAMRSLTESTELTIFQMGVKLGRQLEEMEDGKRWKVLADFWAELLLYVAPSDNVKEHIECLGNGGEFLTHLWALLSHAGILDRGKRNVVDIENSACDQPCPGEVSYSAALRLWHASSYLDRCRERANPAVCTSSQPPATYENSVQCT from the exons ATGTATGATTTCTTCTTCACCAAGTACGCTGTCCTGTACTATGGATCTAAAATGGTTTCAACAATTTGGTCCTTGGCTTCAGCTATCTTAATATCTGTAACAGCCTACGGGTTGATAGCCAGCGCTGTCCACAATCGGCTTGGATCTGATTTCCAGTACACCACAATATCTGATGTTGCCATCACTGTACTGATACTAGCATGTATTGCTTTGCTTCTGTTTCTCCAAGAGTTATTTTATTGGAGCACCATTTGGGGCAGAGTATCCATTGTTTGCCATTATGTTCGAGAACAAGCAgtgaacacaaggaaaagcatctgcatgaatttttttcagaaaataatCTGCTGCCTGAGATTCAGAGAGATTATTCTTACCATGATTATTGGTATGTCAAGGTTAAGCAAGTGCTACTACCAAAATAAGCTTGGGCAGTACTCCTTGCTTGAATCTGTAAGGTACAAGCACAAACAGCCAAAAGTAGGGCGTCGTAAGTTTATGCGACGATATTGTAGCCTTATACTACCTCCAGACTTTGGGCATCTTTGTGACTCAAACAAAAACAGAATTTATGCACGATGTATCCGCGAGGGATGCGGGACACCTGCAGCTGTTAAGTTACCTGCAGAGGTTAAAAAGGCACTTGTCCATTCCCTGCAACGTACTCAGGGTGTTCTAGTTGGTGGAGAATCATCATTGGTGCACAATGCAGTGGATGACCTCTTATGGGCATGCAGGCCTGGTATACAGTCAGGCTCAGGCATCACCTGCATCCGGGACAAGGAGAATCAGACGCACATCATTATGACTTGGCACATTGCAACATGTTACTGCGAGATGGCAACACTGAAATATCTTTCCCCTAGGAATGGGGGTGAATTGAAGTTTCATCTTGATGTTGCTACGATACTGTCTAAATATTGTGCATATCTGGTGGTCTCAGCGCCAAAGTTGCTTCCTGGGAACCACTATGATACAAGCCTTATGTTCGATGCCATTGCAGTGGAAGCAGCGCAATCTCTGCGAAAAGCAAAAGACAAGTATGAGGCTATGAGAAGTCTAACTGAATCAACAGAATTGACCATCTTCCAAATGGGTGTGAAGCTGGGGAGGCAGCTCGAGGAGATGGAAGACGGCAAGCGTTGGAAGGTGCTGGCAGATTTCTGGGCCGAGTTGCTGCTCTACGTCGCACCATCAGATAATGTGAAGGAGCATATCGAATGCCTGGGAAATGGTGGGGAGTTCCTCACACATTTGTGGGCGTTGCTCTCCCATGCTGGCATTCTGGACAGGGGGAAAAGGAATGTCGTCGACATAGAAAATTCAGCATGTGACCAGCCTTGTCCTGGAGAGGTCTCATACTCTGCTGCTTTGAGGCTTTGGCATGCAAGCTCCTACCTTGATAGGTGTAGAGAAAGGGCTAACCCTGCCGTCTGCACCTCAAGTCAACCTCCAGCAACATATGAAAACTCTGTGCAAT GTACTTGA